TTAGCTCTGACCTATAATCCTCTTTTCATCTATGGAGGACCTGGTCTTGGAAAGACTCACTTACTCAATGCGATTGGAAATGAGATTTTGAAAAATATTCCTGATGCGCGTGTCAAGTACATTCCTGCCGAAAGCTTTATCAATGACTTTCTTGAACACTTGCGACTTGGGGAAATGGAAAAGTTCAAAAAGACTTACCGTAGCCTTGATCTCTTGTTGATCGATGATATCCAATCTCTCAGTGGCAAAAAAGTCGCGACCCAGGAAGAATTTTTCAATACCTTCAATGCTCTTCATGATAAACAGAAACAGATTGTCCTAACCAGTGATCGAAGTCCTAAACACCTAGAAGGCCTTGAGGAAAGACTTGTTACACGCTTTAGCTGGGGATTGACGCAAAATATCACCCCTCCTGACTTTGAGACACGTATCGCCATTCTTCAAAGTAAAACAGAGCACTTGGATTACCATTTCCAAAGTGATACTCTAGAATACTTGGCTGGCCAATTTGATTCAAATGTTCGAGAATTGGAAGGAGCAATCAACGATATCACTTTAATTGCCAGAGTGAAGAATATTAAGGATATTACTATTGATATTGCTGCGGAAGCTATTAGAGCACGTAAGCAAGACGCCCGCCAGATACTTGTTATTCCAATTGAGAAAATCCAAACTGAAGTTGGTAATTTTTATGGAGTGAGTGTCAAAGAAATGAAAGGTACGAGACGAGTTCAAAACATCGTTTTAGCACGTCAAGTTGCCATGTACCTAGCTAGAGAACTGACAGATAACAGTCTTCCAAAAATCGGAAAAGAATTTGGCGGAAAGGATCACACCACCGTTATTCATGCCCATGCTAAAATCAAATCATTGATTGACGAAGACGATAATTTACGTTTAGAAATAGAAGCAATCAAAAAGAAAATTAAGTAGCTTGTGGATAAGTTTTCCTTTCTTATCTTTTTTGTCCACATTTTTTAAACAAGCTTAGAAGCTTAAGTTTACTAAATAGCACTCAGTTTTCCACAGAATTCACACACTCTATTATTACTATTAACTTTCTAATACTAAAAATAAATAAAGGAGAATCCATGATTCATTTTTCAATTAATAAAAATTTATTTATACAAGCCTTAAATACTACAAAACGGGCAATTAGCTCCAAAAATGCTATTCCAATTTTATCAACAATCAAAATTGACGTTACAAATGAAGGAATTACTTTAATTGGATCAAACGGTCAAATTTCTATTGAGAATTTCATTTCTCAAAAGAATGAAGATGCTGGTCTCTTGATTACTTCTTTGGGTTCGATTCTTCTTGAAGCTTCTTTCTTTATCAATGTGGTATCTAGTCTTCCAGATGTAACGCTAGATTTTAAAGAGATTGAACAAAAACAAATTGTCTTAACAAGTGGCAAATCAGAAATTACTCTAAAAGGAAAAGATAGCGAACAGTACCCTCGTATCCAAGAAATTTCAGCTAGCACACCTTTGGTTCTTGAAACCAAACTACTCAAGAAAATTATCAATGAAACAGCATTTGCTGCAAGTACGCAAGAAAGTCGTCCAATTTTGACTGGTGTCCATTTTGTTTTGAGCCAACACAAGGAACTAAAAACAGTTGCGACAGACTCACACCGCCTTAGCCAGAAGAAATTGACTCTTGAAAAAAATGGAGATGATTTCGATGTGGTAATTCCTAGTCGTTCTCTCCGCGAATTTTCAGCGGTATTTACAGATGATATTGAAACTGTAGAGATTTTCTTTGCAAATAATCAAATCCTCTTTAGAAGCGAAAATATTAGCTTCTACACTCGTCTCCTAGAAGGAAACTATCCTGATACAGATCGTTTGATTCCAACCGACTTTAATACGACAGTAACTTTTGATGTTATCAACTTGCGTCAATCAATGGAACGTGCTCGTCTCTTATCAAGTGCGACTCAAAATGGTACTGTGAAGCTTGAAATTAAAGGTGGGGTTGTTAGTGCCCATGTTCACTCTCCAGAAGTTGGTAAAGTAAACGAAGAAATCGATACGGAGCAGGTTACTGGGGATGATTTGACCATTAGTTTCAACCCGACTTACTTGATTGATTCTCTCAAGGCTTTAAATAGCGAAAAAGTAACTATCAGCTTTATCTCAGCTGTTCGTCCATTCACTCTTGTGCCAGCAGATACTGATGAAGACTTCATGCAGCTCATTACACCAGTTCGTACAAATTAAGTGAAAGAGGTTGAGCCTGGCTCGCCTCTTTTATGATATAATCAAAAAAGAAAAGGAGAGTAGTATGTATCAAGTTGGAAATTTTGTTGAGATGAAAAAAACACATGCTTGCACCATCAAGTCAACAGGTAAAAAGGCCAATCGTTGGGAAATTACACGTGTAGGGGCAGATATCAAAATAAAGTGTAGCAATTGTGACCACCTTGTCATGATGAGTCGCTATGATTTTGAACGAAAAATGAATAAGATTATTGACTAAGAACCCTTAGTTAGAGGGTTAGCAAGTTTTCCCTTTTTGTGTTATAATGTTAGGGATTGAAATGAGAACGGAGAATGAGAAACTATGGCTTTAACAGCAGGTATCGTTGGTTTGCCAAACGTTGGTAAATCAACCCTTTTTAATGCAATTACAAAAGCAGGAGCAGAGGCAGCAAACTACCCATTTGCGACTATTGATCCAAATGTTGGAATGGTAGAAGTTCCAGATGAACGCCTACAAAAACTAACTGAAATGATCACACCTAAAAAGACAGTCCCAACAACCTTTGAATTTACAGATATTGCAGGGATTGTAAAAGGAGCATCAAAAGGAGAAGGTCTAGGAAATAAATTCTTGGCTAATATCCGTGAAGTAGATGCGATTGTTCATGTAGTTCGTGCTTTTGATGATGAAAATGTTATGCGCGAGCAAGGACGTGAAGACGCCTTTGTGGATCCACTTGCAGATATTGATACCATTAACCTAGAGTTGATTCTTGCTGACTTAGAATCAGTTAATAAACGCTATGCGCGTGTAGAAAAGATGGCACGTACGCAAAAAGATAAAGAATCAGTAGCAGAATTTAATGTTCTTCAAAAGATTAAACCAGTCCTTGAAGACGGGAAATCAGCTCGTACCATTGAATTCACAGATGAGGAACAAAAGGTTGTTAAAGGTCTCTTCCTTTTGACCACTAAACCAGTTCTTTATGTTGCTAATGTGGATGAGGATGTAGTTTCAGATCCAGATTCTATCGAATATGTGAAGCAAATTCGTGAATTTGCAGCGACAGAAAATGCTGAAGTAGTCGTTATTTCCGCGCGTGCTGAGGAAGAAATTTCTGAGTTAGACGATGAGGATAAGCAAGAGTTTCTTGAAGCACTTGGGTTGACAGAATCAGGTGTTGATAAGTTGACTCGTGCAGCTTACCACTTGCTTGGACTCGGAACTTACTTCACAGCTGGTGAAAAAGAAGTCCGTGCTTGGACCTTTAAGCGTGGTATGAAAGCTCCTCAAGCAGCTGGTATTATCCACTCAGACTTTGAAAAAGGTTTTATTCGTGCAGTAACCATGTCATATGAGGATCTAGTGAAATATGGATCTGAAAAGGCTGTAAAAGAAGCTGGGCGCTTGCGTGAAGAAGGAAAAGAATATATCGTTCAAGATGGCGATATCATGGAATTCCGCTTTAACGTTTAATAACATTTAATAAATAGTGTCAATTAGGTTGGAAAAAAATTCCAACCCTTTTGGCTTTTGAAAGGAAAAATAAATGACCAAATTACTTGTAGGATTGGGAAATCCAGGGGATAAATATTTTGAAACCAAGCACAATGTTGGATTTATGTTGATTGACCAACTAGCTAAAAAACAAAATGTCACCTTTACACATGACAAGATATTTCAAGCTGACCTAGCATCTTTTTTCTTCAATGGAGAAAAAATTTATCTCGTCAAACCAACAACATTTATGAATGAAAGTGGAAAAGCAGTTCATGCTTTATTGACTTACTATGGTTTGTATATTGATGATTTACTCGTTATTTACGACGACCTTGACATGGAAGTCGGAAAAATTCGTTTAAGAGCAAAGGGCTCAGCAGGTGGGCATAATGGTATCAAGTCTATTATTCAACATATAGGGACTCAGGTATTTAACCGTGTTAAAATAGGTATTGGAAGACCTAAAAAAGGCATGTCAGTGGTTCACCATGTTTTAAGTAAGTTTGATCAGGATGACTATGTGGGTATTTTACAGTCTATTGACAAGGTTGACGATGCTGTAAACTACTATTTACAAGAGAAAAACTTTGAGAAAACAATGCAGAGGTATAATGGTTAAATGGTGACTTTATTAGATTTATTCTCAGAAAATGACCAGATAAAAAAATGGCATCAAAATCTGATAAATAAGAAAAGACAACTAATACTTGGTTTATCAACGTCTACCAAGGCTATTGCAATTGCAAGCAGTCTAGAAAAAGAAAATAAGATTGTGTTACTGACTTCAACTTATGGAGAAGCAGAACGAATTATCAGTGATCTTCTTTCTCTCTTAGGAGAGGAATTTGTCTATCCTTTTTTGGTTGATGACTCTCCTATGGTAGAGTTTTTGATGTCTTCGCAAGAAAAAATCATTTCGCGGGTTGAGGCCTTGCGTTTTTTGAGTGATCCGTCTAAGAAAGGGATTTTAGTTTGTAATATCGCAGCGAGTCGGTTAATTTTACCCTCTCCGACTAGATTTAAAGAAAGTACTATAAAAATTGCAGTTGGTGAAGAATATGACCAACACGAGCTACTTCACCGATTAAAGGAAATTGGATATCGAAAAGTTACTCAAGTACAGACACAAGGTGAGTTTAGTATTCGAGGAGACATTCTAGATATTTTTGAGATGTCTCAGTTAGAACCTTTCCGAATCGAGTTTTTTGGCGATGAAGTAGATGGTATTCGTACTTTTGAAGTCGAAACACAATTATCGAAAGAAAATCAGACAAACCTCACTATCTTTCCAGCTAGCGACATACTTTTGAGAGAAAAAGATTATCAACGAGGACAGTCAGCTTTAGAAAAGCAAATTTCAAAGACTCTATCACCAATTTTAAAATCATATTTGGAAGAGATTTTGTCAAGTTTTCATCAAAAACAAGTACATTCAGATAGTCGAAAATTTTTGTCCTTATGTTACGATAAAACATGGACTGTATTTGATTATATTGAAAAAGATACACCAGTATTCTTTGATGACTATCAAAAATTGATGAATCAGTATGAATCCTTTGAAAGAGAATTAGCACAATACTTTACAGAAGATTTACAGAATGGTAAATCATTTTCTGGGATGCAGTATTTTACAGATACAGAGCAAACCTATAAAAAACAAAGTCCAGTTACCTTTTTCTCCAATCTTCAAAAGGGCTTAGGAAATCTTAAGTTTGATCACATTTATCAATTTAATCAATACCCCATGCAAGAGTTTTTCAATCAATTTTCATTTTTAAAAGAAGAAATTGAGCGATACAAAAAAATGGATTACACTATTATTTTGCAGTCTAGCAATTTAATGGGAAGTAAGACGTTGGAGGATGTTTTAGAGGAGTATCAGATCAAATTGGATTCCAGAGATAAGTCAAGTATCTGTAAAGAATCTGTAAACTTGATTGAGGGTAATCTAAGACATGGTTTTCATTTTGTAGATGAAAAAATTCTCTTGATTACTGAACATGAGATTTTTCAAAAGAAATTAAAACGTCGGTTTAGAAGACAACATGCTTCAAATGCAGAGCGATTAAAAGATTATAATGAACTTGAAAAAGGAGACTACGTTGTTCACCATATCCATGGAATTGGTCAATATCTAGGGATTGAAACAATTGAAATCAAAGGGATTCACCGTGATTATGTCAGTGTACAGTATCAAAATGGGGATCAAATTTCCATCCCAGTGGAGCAGATTCAGTTACTGTCTAAATATGTTTCAAGTGATGGGAAACCTCCAAAACTCAATAAATTAAATGATGGTCATTTCAAAAAGGCCAAGCAAAAAGTTAAGAACCAGGTAGAGGATATAGCTGACGATTTAATCAAACTGTATTCTGAGCGTAGTCAGTTGAAGGGGTTTGCTTTCTCGGCTGATGATGATGAGCAACATGCTTTTGATGATGCCTTCCCTTATGTTGAAACGGATGATCAACTTCGTAGTATTGAGGAAATCAAGAGAGATATGCAGGATTCTCATCCCATGGATCGACTTTTAGTTGGGGATGTTGGTTTTGGAAAGACTGAAGTTGCAATGCGTGCAGCATTTAAGGCTGTCAATGATCACAAACAGGTGGTCGTTCTAGTTCCGACGACGGTTTTAGCACAACAACACTATACGAATTTTAAGGAACGATTCCAAAATTTTGCTGTTAATATTGATGTGTTGAGTCGTTTTAGAAGTAAAAAAGAGCAGGCAGAGACACTTGAAAAATTAAAGAATGGTCAAGTCGATATTTTGATTGGAACCCATCGTGTTTTGTCAAAAGATGTTGTGTTTTCTGATTTGGGCTTGATGATTATTGACGAAGAACAACGATTTGGTGTTAAGCATAAGGAAGCCTTGAAAGGACTGAAAAAACAAGTAGATGTCCTAACCTTGACAGCAACGCCAATTCCTCGTACTCTCCATATGTCTATGCTAGGAATCAGAGATTTGTCTGTTATTGAAACTCCTCCAACTAATCGCTATCCAGTACAAACCTATGTATTAGAGAAGAATCCTAGTGTCATTCGTGATGCTGTCTTGCGTGAAATGGAGCGTGGAGGTCAAGTTTACTATCTTTACAATAAAGTTGACACGATTGACCAGAAGGTTTCAGAATTACAGGAGTTGATTCCAGAGGCTTCGATTGGGTATGTTCATGGACAAATGAGTGAAATTCAGTTGGAAAATACTTTATTGGACTTTATTGAAGGTCAGTATGATATTTTGGTGACAACTACTATTATTGAGACAGGGGTAGATATTCCAAATGCCAATACCTTATTTATTGAAAATGCAGACCATATGGGTTTGTCAACCTTGTATCAATTAAGAGGAAGAGTCGGTCGTAGTAATCGTATTGCTTATGCCTATCTTATGTATCGTCCAGAAAAATCAATCAGTGAAGTTTCTGAGAAGAGATTAGAAGCGATTAAGGGATTTACGGAATTAGGCTCTGGATTTAAGATTGCGATGCGAGATCTTTCGATACGTGGAGCAGGAAATCTCCTAGGAAAATCCCAATCAGGTTTCATTGATTCTGTTGGTTTTGAATTGTATTCGCAGTTACTAGAGGAAGCTATCGCTAAACGGAACGGTAATGGGAATAAAAGAATCAAAGGAAATGCTGAGTTGATTTTACAAATCGACGCCTATCTTCCTGACACTTATATTTCTGACCAACGACATAAGATTGAAATTTACAAGAAAATTCGTCAAATTGACAATCGTGTCAACTATGAAGAACTACAAGAAGAATTGATGGATCGCTTTGGAGAATACCCAGATGTAGTAGCCTACCTTTTAGAGATTGGTTTGGTTAAGTCATATTTGGATAAGGTCTTTGTAGAACGTGTGGAAAGAAAAGATAACAAGATTGCAGTTCAATTTGAAAAAGTCACTCAGCGATTATTCTTGGCTCAAGATTATTTTAAAGCTTTATCCGCAACGAACTTAAAAGCAGCCATAGCTGAGAATAAGGGATTAATGGAAGTTGTATTCGATGTCCGAAACAAGAAGAATTATGAAATTTTAGAAGGTTTGCTGATTTTTGGAGAAAGTTTATTAGAGATAAAAGAATCAAAGGAAGCAAATCCCATTTAACATTTTTCTTCTATAAAAAGGATAAAAATGGTACAATAATAATTTGAGGTAATAAAAATGAGATTAGACAAGTATTTAAAAGTATCACGAATTATTAAGCGTCGCACAGTCGCAAAAGAAGTAGCAGATAAAGGTAGAATCAAGGTGAACGGAATCTTGGCCAAAAGTTCAACGGATTTGAAAGTTGATGACCAAGTTGAAATTCGCTTTGGAAATAAGTTGTTGCTTGTTAAAGTACTAGAAATGAAAGATAGTACAAAAAAAGAAGACGCAGCAGGCATGTATGAAATTCTCAGTGAAACACGGGTAGAAGAAAATGTCTAAAAATATTGTACAGATGAATAATTCTTTTATTCAAAATGAACATCAACGTCGTCGTTACCTGATGAAGGAGAGACAAAAACGAAATCGTTTTATGGGTTGGGTCCTTATTTTGATGATCTTGTTGTTTATTTTACCAACTTATAACTTGGCTCAAAGCTATGATCAGTTACTGCAACGCCGTCAGCAATTGACAGAGTTGAAAGAGCAGTACCAAACTCTTAGTGACGAAAAGGATAAGGAATCTGCTTTTGCTGCAAAGTTGAAAGATGAAGACTATGTAGCAAAATATGCACGCGCCAAGTATTATTACTCAAAGAAACGAGAAGCAATTTACACAATTCCTGATTTGCTTCCGAGGTAATATCATGGAAAATTTATTGGAAGTTGTTGAGCAATTTTTAAGTTTATCAGATGAAAAATTAGAGGAATTGGAAGCTAAAAACCATTTATTACGATTACAAGAAGAAAGGGAAGAGAAGAATGCGTAAGTTCTTAGTAGTTTTATTGCTACCTGCTTTTATCATAACCTTAAGAGTAGTTAGCACAGAAAAACAGCTTCCTTACTCTTCACAAGAAATTTATTATCTAACCGAGTCTGATTATGGATTCTACTATAAAGAAACTCTGGAATCTCCAATGGTTTATGGAGAAACAGCCGTCTATGCTAATGAGGATCTTGTCAAGGAGTCTGGTAAATTGACTCCTGGAACCGCCTTTAAAATAGTAGAATGGCGTTTGAATAGACAAGGTGTTCCTGTTTTTAAATTAGATAATCACCAGTTTATCCCTGCAGATAAGCGTTTGATCTATGATCAAAGTCAAGTTCAAACTCAAAATAGACAAGTATGGTTGGAGCAGGGGTTTGTTATCTATAACAGCCCTTATGACACTAAAGAAATTTCTTCATCCCTCTCTCCCTATCAACGCGTAACGGTGGATAGAGCTCTCTTTGCTGAGGGACAAGAATTTCTTCATATCGATCAAGTTGGATGGGTATCAAAAGAGTTCACCTCAGAAGAGGACAATCGCATCCAGAAGGTTCAAGAAATCTTATCAAACAACTATCAGAATGCAAATTATTCTATTTATGTTAAACAGCTGAGCACGGGTAAAGAGGCTGGGGTGAATGAAGACAGCAAACTTTATGCAGCTAGCATCTTGAAACTAGCCTATCTTTATTATGCTCAAGATAAGATAAATCAAGGAGAGTATACGTTAGACAGTAGCTTCAAGTATGTTCCGGAAGTAAATAGTTTCCCTGGGTCCTATAAACCAGAAGGTAGTGGTAGCTTACCTAAAAAAGAAGATAACAAAGAATACAGTCTTCAACAGTTAATTACCAAGGTAACAAAAGAGTCAGACAATGTTGCTCATAATATTTTAGGTTATTATGTGACCAATCAATCTGACGGGGCTTTCAAAGAAAAAATGTCTACCATTATGGGCGAAGATTGGGATGTGAATGATAAATTGACTTCTTCAAAAATGGCTGGAAAGGTCATGGAAGCCATTTATAATCAGAATGGTTTTGTCTTAGAGTCTCTAGGTAAGACTGATTTTGACAACCAACGAATCGCAAAAGGTGTTTCGGTTAAGGTAGCTCATAAAATTGGAGATGCCGACGAGTTTAAACATGACACTGCCATTGTCTATACGGACTCTCCTTTCGTTCTCTCCATTTTCACTAAAAATTCTGATTATGATACTATTGCTAAGATAGCCAAGGACGTCTATGAGGTTCTAAAATGAGGGAGCAGGATTTTTTAAATCATTTTCTTCGAAAAAAGTATTTCAAAAAACATTCTAAAGTCGTATTGGCTCTATCTGGTGGACTAGATTCGATGTTTTTATTTCATCTATTGTCTACTTATCAAGAAGAGTTGGGCATTGAGCTGATTTTAGCTCATGTCAATCACAAGCAGAGAAATGAGTCTGACTGGGAGGAAAATGAACTAAGGAAGTTAGCTGATGTAGCTGGACTTCCTATTTATATCACAAGCTTTTCAGGAGACTTTTCAGAAGCGCGTGCTCGAGAGTTTCGTTATGATTTTTTTAGGAAAATCATGAAAGAGGTTGGAGCGACTGCCTTGGTCACTGCCCACCATGCAGATGATCAGGTTGAAACGATTTTGATGCGCTTGATTCGAGGAAGTCGACTACGCCATTTAACAGGAATAAAAGAAATTCAAGTAGTTGATGATATTGAAATCATCCGTCCCTTGTTGCATTTTCATAAAACAGACTTCCCACCAATTTTTCATTTCGAAGATCAAACAAATCGTGAGAACAGCTATTTTCGCAATCGTATTCGAAATAGGTATTTACCAGAACTTGAAAAAGAAAATCCTCGTCTTAAATCCGCCCTTTTAGATTTAGGAAGGGAAATTTCAGATTACCAAGCAACCATAACGGAGCTTTCTGAACAGATTGATGTAGAAGATTTGAATGAGCTCTTTTCATACTCAAAACAAACTCAAGGGGTCTTGCTCCAGAACTATCTCAATCAATTTCCAGACTTAAATCTTACGAAGTCTCAGTTTGATGAAGTTCGACAGATTTTAGCAAGGAAAAGCCAGTATCGTCATCCATTGAAAAATGGTTATGAATTGATAAAAGAGTATCAAAAGTTTAGAGTTTGCAAAATCAGTCCTCAGGCTGATGAAAAGGAAGATGAACTTGTGTTACACTATCAAAATCAAGTTCGACATAAGGGCTATTTATTTTCCTTTGGCATTCCTATAGAAGGAGATGTTGTTCAAAAAGTAACGGTTTCACGGGAAACATCTGTACATATTAGATGTCGAAAACCTGGCGATATTATTATCCTAAATGGTCATCGAAAGAAACTGAGACGCTTATTTATAGATTTGAAAATCCCTATTGAAAAACGAAAAACAACCCCTATTATTGAGCAATTTGGAGAAATTGTCTCAATTTCAGGAATTGCGACCAGTGATTTGAGTAAAAACACGAAAAATGATATAATGAACACTGTACTTTATATAGAAAAAATAGATAGGTAAAAAGATGTTAGAACACGATATAAAAAAAATCCTCGTTTCACATGATGAAATTACAGAAGCAGCTAAAAAGCTAGGTGCACAACTAACAAAAGAATATGAGGGGAAAAATCCAATTCTTATTGGAATTCTGAAAGGATCGATTCCTTTTATGGCTGAATTGGTCAAACATATTGATACGCATATTGAGATGGACTTCATGATGGTATCTAGTTACCATGGTGGAACAGCAAGCAGTGGTGTCATCAATATCAAGCAAGACGTGACTCAAGATATCAAAGGAAGACATGTTTTATTTGTAGAGGATATCATTGATACAGGTCAAACTTTGAAGAGTTTGAGAGATATGTTTATTGCAAGAGAAGCAGCTTCTGTTAAAATCGCGACTTTGTTAGACAAACCAGAAGGACGTGTTGTTGAAATTGAAGCGGATTATACTTGCTTTACTATTCCAAATGAGTTTGTAGTAGGTTATGGTCTAGATTACAAAGAAAATTATCGTAACCTTCCTTATGTCGGAGTATTGAAAGAAGAAGTTTATTCAAATTAGAAAGATTTATCTTTAATGAAAAAACAAAATAATGGTTTAGTTAGAAATCCATTTCTATACTTGTTAATTATCTTCTTCCTAGTGACAGGATTCCAGTATTTTTACTCTGGAAATACTGCTGGGCGAAGCGAAAAAATTAACTATACAGAACTGGTAAAAGAAATTACAGCAGACAATGTAAAAGAATTAACCTATCAGCCAAATGGCAGCATCATTGAAGTGTCTGGTGTTTATAAAAATCCTAAGACTAGTAAAGAAGAAACAGGAATTCAATTTTTCACTCCTACAGCTACAACAGTAGAAAGATTCTCAAGTACTATTCTTCCGTCTGATTCAACAGTTTCAGAATTGCAAAAACTTGCTTCTGAACATCAGGCAGAAGTAACAGTCAAACATGAGAGTTCAAGCGGTATGTGGATCAATATCCTTGTGTCTGTTGTCCCATTTGCTATTCTCTTCTTCTTCCTATTCTCTATGATGGGAAATATGGGAGGAAATAGTGGCCGAAATCCAATGAGTTTTGGACGTAGTAAGGCTAAAGCTGCAAACAAAGAAGATATCAAGGTACGTTTCTCGGATGTTGCTGGTGCCGAGGAAGAAAAACAAGAATTAGTAGAAGTTGTTGAATTTCTAAAAGATCCAAAACGATTTACCAAACTTGGTGCGCGTATTCCTGCGGGTGTTCTTTTAGAGGGACCTCCGGGAACAGGTAAGACTTTGCTCGCTAAGGCGGTTGCCGGAGAAGCAGGCGTTCCATTCTTTAGTATCTCAGGATCGGACTTTGTAGAAATGTTTGTCGGAGTTGGTGCAAGTCGTGTTCGTTCTCTTTTTGAGGATGCAAAAAAAGCAGCACCAGCCATTATCTTTATCGATGAAATTGATGCTGTTGGTCGCCAACGTGGAGTCGGTCTTGGTGGAGGTAATGATGAACGTGAGCAAACCTTGAACCAACTCTTGATTGAGATG
This genomic stretch from Streptococcus sp. 1643 harbors:
- the tilS gene encoding tRNA lysidine(34) synthetase TilS, with translation MREQDFLNHFLRKKYFKKHSKVVLALSGGLDSMFLFHLLSTYQEELGIELILAHVNHKQRNESDWEENELRKLADVAGLPIYITSFSGDFSEARAREFRYDFFRKIMKEVGATALVTAHHADDQVETILMRLIRGSRLRHLTGIKEIQVVDDIEIIRPLLHFHKTDFPPIFHFEDQTNRENSYFRNRIRNRYLPELEKENPRLKSALLDLGREISDYQATITELSEQIDVEDLNELFSYSKQTQGVLLQNYLNQFPDLNLTKSQFDEVRQILARKSQYRHPLKNGYELIKEYQKFRVCKISPQADEKEDELVLHYQNQVRHKGYLFSFGIPIEGDVVQKVTVSRETSVHIRCRKPGDIIILNGHRKKLRRLFIDLKIPIEKRKTTPIIEQFGEIVSISGIATSDLSKNTKNDIMNTVLYIEKIDR
- the hpt gene encoding hypoxanthine phosphoribosyltransferase — its product is MLEHDIKKILVSHDEITEAAKKLGAQLTKEYEGKNPILIGILKGSIPFMAELVKHIDTHIEMDFMMVSSYHGGTASSGVINIKQDVTQDIKGRHVLFVEDIIDTGQTLKSLRDMFIAREAASVKIATLLDKPEGRVVEIEADYTCFTIPNEFVVGYGLDYKENYRNLPYVGVLKEEVYSN